Within the Medicago truncatula cultivar Jemalong A17 chromosome 4, MtrunA17r5.0-ANR, whole genome shotgun sequence genome, the region ACATGCTATACATCCAAAGGACAGGGACCATTTCATCTTTAGTACTTGTATAACCATGATATGACagtaataatatttgattgtaacatcataaacataatATTCACCAAAAACTACCGAAGACTCCACATCGCAATAATCTAGCAATAGCAGCTGAATTGTATCCTCTGCTTTAGTTGTACTTTCTTTCACTTTTGGCATGTATGTGTAggaagagaaaataaattagcTGTAACTTTTTACTTAGTATTGTCTCACTCATGACTTTCACACTTAGGCATATGGGTTTATgttgagcatagggggtagTGCGAGATTTGAGTAGGTGTTGAAGTATTAATTTACTGTAAAATCAAGAAAATTCGAGTAGCTTGGATGAAATGGGAATTGTTCTTGGCTTAGAGTTGTGTTgaactttacatttttttttttgtacatcaTTTGGTTGATGTTTTCATTTGTTTGATTGTGGTTACACCCTATTGGTGTCATGTTGTGCTTGTTCTACCTTTGTTAAATGATCTGTTATGTTGCAATGTTCTGCTGCATAATATTACCAGCGGCAGAAGTGATGATAATTAGATattccttttcttttacttGTTATTTTTTAGTAAACTCAATGGACAAAGAATGGATAAATTTTCCAAGAGAAATCCCAGAGTGTAATGTATGTACGTATTGCATTTGTGTTGATTTACAGGTTGAATTTTTGTCACGATGAAAGTAAATAAGGGGAAAAGAGGCACACAACTTGGGAGAAAGACGAACAAAAAGAATAGTGAACAAAAAGCTGATGTTGAGACACATGTTACAGTGAACAATGATGgtatataaattttatgtttttgtacTTTTTGTACTTTGTTGAAAGTTTGTTTTTCTGGTGATTTGATATATGCATTTCAATTTGTTGAAAGTTTGTTTTTCTAGTATATACATTTATCTCTACGATTGAAAAccatttttttgttcttaataGAGATGAAGAATTCCAAAGATGATGTTTGCATCAGTGCACAACTCAAATGGCCCATGCCACCTTCTAGTGAAGAACCGTAAGTTTCATTTCTTGTTTCAGGAACACTATTGCTCCTGCAAAACTGAatcattaaaatatcaaaataaggAACTTATTGCAATCCTTTTCACCTATTAGAACacattatgtttattttatttagttaacACAATTTTGACTAATAATTATACTTTTCAATTAGTAAAGGTTAGTAGATATTCCAGGAATTACAAAGTCCTCTGCtgaattgaatcaaaattacaaatgcAAGTTGAGAACTTTTAAAGCAATGAAGCAAAGTTCTACTTTAAACCAGGGGATGGAGCAAAGTTCTACTTTAAATCAAGCAAAAAATCAGAAAACAATGATGACTACTATAGATAATGCTGGGAGATCCATTCTCAAGCATGATCAAAGGAAACAACAATCATTGACAGCTGGAAGATCAATCCAGGTTGCAGGATCTTCTCAAATGCAACATTCTACTTCAAAGCAAGCAAAAAATCAGAAAACACTGACGACTACTATAGAGAATGCTGTGAAGTCCATTCTCATGCATGACCAAAGGAAACAACAATCATTGACAGCTGGAAGTTCAATCCAAGTGGCAGGATCTGCACAAATACAGCATAAAAAGCAAGATCACAGGCCAGGTTTTCAAACATGCTTTCTCAATCATTACTTGTCCATTATTGTTATTACTCCTTTCATCACTGTAATCGTCATTTGTGAGGCCATTGTGATGTTATTGGTTGCTACATTCTGGTTGTTGACTACTATTGATACAGATAGGGATACTACAAGATAGGTTCTCCATTTGCCACCACCATACCATGCTAGTTTCTCCATCCCACCACCCTATTATTGACTTCATGTCAATCAAGCCACTATGGTTGGCAATCTATACTTTTACTAGATTGTGTTTCCATTCATGCCATTATCTGTTACTGCTATTTCAACTGAAAAGTGGCCTCTAGGATTAGTATAAATAGGGCCAATGCTTTCATGTATTCTGATGATTgaagtttataaaaaattgtgagtTCTCATTTGAGAGTTAGATAGTGGATTCTCTCTTGGCTTTTGAGCCAACTATTATAGTACAATGGTTCAAAACCTGGCCTGTGACTTGGACTAGGCTTTTTAAACGCTTTGCACACAACCTATCTTTCTTCCTTCACTAACTAACAAGTTCAAATTATTACAGTAAAGATTTGCTTGAGAGTAtaatataattgaaaattaaagagaGTGTGCACGTTTGAAAATGGAGGAAGTTTGTGGAATAGGAATATGTGATCTTGCTTTTCATTTGATAAACTTATTGACTTACTGTTCATGCTATTTTCCccatattttatgttttgggGTATTATCTCTCATGTTATGCTACTTGCGGAACTTATTGATTCTTTGTTTCATGTGTTGAAAAACCAAACTAGTGGGCCGCTCTCTGTTAGGTGGATTAAGCAACAGTTCATCTGCTCAATTCCAAAAGGATCTTGTTGATCATGGATCATCCAAGAAGCAAAAGACTACTCCAAAGATTCCATCAGTGTCACTTGATCATTTAAAAAGGAATAAGCAACAGCTTGAAGTTGAGGATGATATCAATTATGaaaatgatgttgatgttggtgATGGTGAGGATGATATTAACTATGAAAATGATGATGGTGAGAACACTAATGACCCTCCAATGAAAGGTAATACCCTTACTCGTTAACTATGTTTCATTCattgtcatcatcatcatcaccacagATGCTATACATATGATATACTTATTTTGCCCTTCTGTTACTTTTGTGCTATGGTTTTCTTCCTTGTTTCATCCGTTTTAGTGACCTTtgtatattcattttttttctttgtttattcattctgttttttttcttcttatcttCCCTTTGTTATTCACTCTTTCTGTTTTAGTTATTGGTTTGATTTCTGTTGTACATTCAGTTAGGTAGCTCTTTTGTATCATTCAGTAGGTTAATTCATATATGAAATTAGAGGATTTATTCAGACTCATCTGTATATGGGGTTTGCCTTTTTCTGCCATATACTGCTGTGCTGTGTATCATGTCGATTATATATCTCTTATGCTATCTGAAGCAAAAAGTGACCGTGTACAAATGATGTGTCTGCATATGACCATAGTTATTAATTTACTTTCTTCATCTCATAATAAATATGCATAGTAACTTGCATAGGggcttatatttagggacaaaacTTCTTTTAAAAGGTGGCTTATACATTTATCTCCACAGCTCAaaatctttagttttttttttttgttcttgatagTGACGAGGAAGTCCAAAGATGATGTTTACATTAGTTCACAACTCAAACGGCCCATGCTACCTTCTAGTGGAGAACTGTAAGTTCAATTTCTTGTTGTTTCAGGAAGACTGTTGCTCCAGCCATTGACTGAGTTGAATTATCAAAAGAACGAACTTATTGCAATCCTTTTCAGCTATTAGAACACTTTATGCTTAGTTATCACAATATCTACTGATAATTATACTTTTCAATTGATAAAGGTTAGAAGATATTCCAGAAAGTATAAAGTGGATGTTCTCGAAAGGATCTTTTTCAAAGCAAGGGATGGAGCAAAGTTCCACTTCAAAGCAATCAAAAAATCAGAAAACAAGGATGAGTACTATAGACCCCGCTAGTCGATCCATTCTAAACCATGATCAATGGAAACAATGTTCCACTTCACAGCAagcaaaaaataagaaaacaaagatgAGTGCTATAGACTCTGCTGTGAGATCCATTCTCATGCATGAACAACGGAAACAACGTTCCACTTTAAACCAAGCAAAAATTCAGAAAACAACGATGAGGGCTATAGACTCTGCTGTACGATCCATTCTCATGCATGATCTGAGGAAACAACAATCATTGACAGCTGGAAGTTCAATCCACGTGGCAGGATCTGCTCAAATGCAACATAAAAAGCAAGATCACAGGCCAGGTTTTCAAACATGCTTTACCAATCATTACTTGTCCTTTATTATATTTGCTCCTTTCATCTTATTTTATACCATGGTTCAAAACCTGGCCTCTGATTTGGACTACGATTTTTAAATGCTCTGAACACAACCTACCCTTTTTGTTGCACTAACTAACTTGTTGAAACTATTGCAGTAAAGAGAAGCTTGACCGTATAATatagttaattttaatttgatgaactTATTGACAAACTGTTAAAACTGTTTTTTcacttattttatgttttgggGCATTTTCTCTCATGTTATTTTATCGACTTACTGCTGATACTAATTTACTGAACTTATTAATTCTGTTTCatgtgttgaaaaataaaactagCGGGCCGGTCTCATTTCGTTGGATTAAGCAACAGTTCTGCTCAATTTCAAGAGGACCTTGTTGATCATGGACCTTCCAAGAGGCAAAAGAAGTTACCATCAATGTCACttgatgattattttaaaatgaataaccTACTACTTGAAGTTGAGGGTGATATTAACTCTGAAAGTGATAATGGTGATGTTGAGGGTGATATTAACTATGAAAATGATGATGGCGAGAAAACCAATGACAATCCAATGGAAGGTAACACCCCTACTAGTTAACTATGTTTCATCATTATCACTTCCAtttcatcatcaccaccacaGATGACACATATGATATGCATATGATGATCTTTCTTTAGTACCGTTACTGCATTGCTctggtttttttctttgttttgactGTTTTGGTGGCCTTTGttcattctatttatttttcttcttcttatcttCCCTTTGTTGTTCATACGTTCAGTTTAAGTTATTGGTTGGCTTTCTGTTGGTATTTAGTTATTTCATTTGTACTTTCAGTTAGGGTCCTATTGTTGGGTTCCTCTTATCTATATTGAGGTAGCCCATTTGTATCATTCAGTTGGTTAATTCATATATGAAATCATATGATTTATTCTGAATCATCTGTGTACGgggtttacttttttttttttttttgttatcaatcAGTTGGTCGAACCTTATATATCTCTTATGCTATCTGAAGCAAAAAAAGACCATGTACAAACGATGTGTCTGCATATGATCATAGTTATTTACCAGTTAACTTTCTTCATCTCATATATAACTAGCGTGATATTGGAATGTATACTAGGAGAAGCatcaaaaaaaaggaaaagaggaagaggaaggaCATTATGCTCGAGGATTCATGATCGGTCACTTGCTGAAAGAGAAGAAATCACCTTAAATGAAGAAGGGGAGCCCATTGGTCCAACTCAAAAGATAGTTTCTGAATTCAGCAATTTTTTGGGATCAGTAGCACGGATGTCAGACTTATGTCCTCTTACTTACACTAATTGGAAGGCTATACCAAAGAAGAAGGAGAATATATGGGCTTATGTCAATGTATCAACTCCTCTAGCATGTGTGTCTGAGTACtctaataaaatcaatttatctaatcatgtttgttttctttgcAGAAAAGATACATTGTTCCTGAAAAAGGAGAGAAGGCTGTATATGCTATAATAAATGATGCTTGGAGACGATACAAATGTGTTATTAAGAGAAATCATTTCACTAAGTATGACAACTTGCGTGAGCGGATGAAAAACCGTCCAGACAACATACCAGAAGCGGACTTTAGGAAATTAATGAATTATTGGGAAATTGAAACCATTCAAGTAagataaatttaatttgaattgtgtattattctacatttttattttcagaTATAATGAATTTTGACTCTCATTGATGATTTCAGGAAATTGGTCGTCAAAATGCTAAAATTACAGCTCAACAAAAATGTAGACATCGAGCGGGTCCCATAAGCTTTGCTATCATAAGAGAAAAACTGGTATCTCATTTTTACCACTATTAGTGAATGTTTAAATTCTATTACAAGTTTGGTTACTACTGATTTTTTGCCACCCGGGGCAAGCTTCACAAGACTGAAGCTTGGATTTTAGTCCCACTGAATGGACTTCTTTATGAAAATATGAACACTTGTAGAATGGAACCACCAGCTCCAACTACTTggggaacattctgatgttggTGAAGAAATGGATGGGATGACTCCAGTATTATTGTCACTTATATCCAACAACCTCAGTGGAATACATCTACAGATTTTGGTCTTGTGAAGCTTGGATGGAATGgcgaataatttaattttactttagTGATGATTTTTACTACTATTAGTGAATCATGTTTTGCTTTGTGTAGCGTGCAACCAAGGATGATTGTGAGCCTCCTACTCAAGCTGAAGTTTTTATTGAAACACGACAAAGTAAGAAAGGAAATCAGCTTGACCAAGTTACCAGTAACACAATtgtaagtttttatttataattttatctatTCGAATATAATTAACTCTATGCTTaactaattttgcttttaattttgCTAGACAAATCTTCAAGATTTGATCGTAAATTCTGGTCAGTCTTCGGATGAGGCATTTCGAACCATCTTCGGTAAAGAAAAACCTGGGAGAGTGCGTTGCCATGGAAGAGTTACAACACCTTCTCT harbors:
- the LOC112421277 gene encoding uncharacterized protein, whose protein sequence is MKVNKGKRGTQLGRKTNKKNSEQKADVETHVTVNNDEMKNSKDDVCISAQLKWPMPPSSEEPLVDIPGITKSSAELNQNYKCKLRTFKAMKQSSTLNQGMEQSSTLNQAKNQKTMMTTIDNAGRSILKHDQRKQQSLTAGRSIQVAGSSQMQHSTSKQAKNQKTLTTTIENAVKSILMHDQRKQQSLTAGSSIQVAGSAQIQHKKQDHRPVGRSLLGGLSNSSSAQFQKDLVDHGSSKKQKTTPKIPSVSLDHLKRNKQQLEVEDDINYENDVDVGDGEDDINYENDDGENTNDPPMKVTRKSKDDVYISSQLKRPMLPSSGELLEDIPESIKWMFSKGSFSKQGMEQSSTSKQSKNQKTRMSTIDPASRSILNHDQWKQCSTSQQAKNKKTKMSAIDSAVRSILMHEQRKQRSTLNQAKIQKTTMRAIDSAVRSILMHDLRKQQSLTAGSSIHVAGSAQMQHKKQDHRPAGRSHFVGLSNSSAQFQEDLVDHGPSKRQKKLPSMSLDDYFKMNNLLLEVEGDINSESDNGDVEGDINYENDDGEKTNDNPMEGEASKKRKRGRGRTLCSRIHDRSLAEREEITLNEEGEPIGPTQKIVSEFSNFLGSVARMSDLCPLTYTNWKAIPKKKENIWAYVNKRYIVPEKGEKAVYAIINDAWRRYKCVIKRNHFTKYDNLRERMKNRPDNIPEADFRKLMNYWEIETIQEIGRQNAKITAQQKCRHRAGPISFAIIREKLRATKDDCEPPTQAEVFIETRQSKKGNQLDQVTSNTITNLQDLIVNSGQSSDEAFRTIFGKEKPGRVRCHGRVTTPSLLKRNKEIGEIKKKHAIEVKNLSDKIQEMEVRHEKMEKKHSKEMAAMEGKLQVLLRFMLNQSNSDQDRGDLAALLSTPDDDDNGLHSSTSAHGLNNHEVNHGLEEQLSDDFEDDDEEQPFDDLEDDNEEQPFDDFEDDEEQPFDDLEEDDEDQSFHDWEEDEEYSD